A window of Cyclopterus lumpus isolate fCycLum1 chromosome 10, fCycLum1.pri, whole genome shotgun sequence genomic DNA:
AGGAAGTTACTGACCACAGTCTCTTTGGGTTGGACCGCTATACAGGACAGATCAGAACACTTCGCtcattcacagagacagacgaGGCGGAGCATAAACTGGTCATACTGGTGAAAGACAATGGGAACGTGTCACTCTCAGCAACAGCGACTGTGGTTGTCAAAGTTGTGATACCCAAAGAGGCTTTTGCTGCTTCTGATGTTAAAAGTGCAacaaaggatgaggaggataaTAATGTGACTTTTTACCTGATGATAACTTTGGGCTCAGTTTCAACACTTTTTCTCATCAGTATCATCGTGCTGATTGCAATGCAGTGCTCTAAATCCACAGACTACACTTCTAAATATCTACAAGAGACTAATTATGACGGGACCCTGTGTCACAGCATCCAGTACAGATCTGGAGAGAAACGCTACATGTTAGTTGGACCCAGAATGAGTATAGGATCTACTATAGTCCCGGGCAGCCACGCGAACACACTCGTGCTCCCTGACAGGAGGACACCTGGAGAGGTAAGACATATTTAGACAGCTGTTTTTCCCTTGCAAATACCTACATCCATTGACGCATTGGGCACTAACAACTGTGTTTTGGGAATGTGTTGATGATCAATTTATTGTTCATATTCAACAAACAATGTCTGTCAAATGTTCACTTTTGATATTCATAATGGACACAGCAGAAAAGTGTTCACTGTCCTTATTGAATGCGATGAGTAATGCATTCAGCCATGGTTAAGTTGAAGAGGCAATTACAACTATCAGTTAAGATGCAAGTTAAGTGGAAATATCGTCATCATGGTTGTATTGAGAGACAGCTTGTGATGGCTTCATAGTGAATGTAATTTcctatttgtttaatttaaacataatttttataataataatattcattgtATGGTGACCATTCATTATTATTGCACGTACATGTCTTCCTGGGGCCTTGATATGCTTTAGAATTGTATAGCATTGGATGTGTTGCCAGCTCTTTACTTTATCTTGGCAACTTTGATCCCTGATTAAGCCAGTGCCCATGGTGcattatttcatataattaatataaataataccaATCCTTAAACTAAGGTGCTGGCTTTGGATATTGTGTAGTGAGATTGTTGATCGCATGGTGTCAGTGTAATGTAAAAGTCGGCATTGCATGTTCAAACTCTGCGCACTTTGGTTCCGCCTCTTGATGGATTCTTCAGTCAGAAATTAACACAATTGTTTATCAGTTGACGCTTGCCTTTGGAAATACTTCTCTCATGTCTGTCTTTGTAAGAAGACAATGAATATTTTCAGACATTGACGGATTGGATCCAGTGATTTTAACGCATGTTTTCGGGTACAACCATGGAACAAAGAAGATACGAGAGACGAAAAGGGAGAGGATATTTGGTCGGCTGCGTGGTTGCGGTGCTTTTGTGGAGCGGAGCTTCTGCGCAAATACGATATTCCATCTCTGAGGAAGTTAACGAAGGAACTGTGGTTGGAAATGTAGCAAATGATCTGGGATTGGATAAAAGCACactgagagacaggaagtatcGTATTGTTTCTAGTAATGCCGATCATCTTTTCCATGTAAATCAGAACGATGGTGTCCTGTATGTGAGCCGAAATATTGACAGAGAAGAGGTGTGCGCGCAGAGCAGTAAGTGTTTAATTAATCTAAAAACCGTGCTAGAAAACCCTCTGGAGGTACATTATGTTGTAGTGGAGGTGCTGGATATAAATGACCATTCTCCCAGTTTCCcggagaaagagaaacatttgGAAATCTCTGAGTCCGTGTTGCCCGGAGCGCGATTTCAGCTGAAACCCTCGCGGGATCTAGACAGCGGTCATTTCTCTGTGCAGCAATATAAACTCAGCCACAACGATTATTTCCGTTTGGAAGTCAGGGATAAAGGAAAAGATGGTAAAATACCAATATTGGTTTTGCAGAAATCTTTGGATAGGGAAGCAGCAAGAAGTAACTCATTAGAGCTAACAGCACTGGATGGAGGTAAACCTCCGAAAAATGGAAGTATGAATATTGTCGTAAACGTTTTGGATGTAAATGATAACACACCTGTTTTCTCAAAGGATATTTACTCGGTTACGCTCTCTGAAAACGCTCCAATAGGCACAACAGTTGTACAGGTAAATGCAACTGATTTGGATGAAGGTCAAAATGGGGAAGTGTATTACTCATTTGGTAACAGTGTGagtaatacattatttaagCTTTTTGATATAAATACATCAACAGGCGAGATAATTGTTAAAGCTCTGATAGATTATGAAGAAAAGGACAAGTACGAAATTGAAATTGAAGCCTCAGATAAAGGTCTTGCTCCGCTAACTACGGAGAAAAGCGTCATTATCCAGATAGTTGACATTAATGATAACGCACCTGAGATTGAAGTGACCTCATTTTCAAACTCCATCCCTGAAGATTCCAGAACTGGAACTACAGTTGCCCTCATTAGTGTacatgacttggactctggTCTCAATGGAAAAGTTATTTGCTCCATAGGTGAGGATGTTCCTTTTGCTTTATCACCATCTTTACAAgacaaaatgtattcattagtcACCAAATCGCCtctggacagagagagacggtcAAAGTATGATGTCACGATTATTGCGAAAGACGCTGGCCAGCCTTCATTATCATCTGCAAAGACAATAAGTGTTGTGGTGTCAGATGTGAATGACAACCGTCCAGAGTTTTCACTGAGTCCTTATACTTTCTATGTCACTGAAGCTAATGAGCCAGGAgcctctgtgttttctgttaaaGCTTTTGACCGCGATGAGACTGAGAATGCTCTAATATCCTATCATATTCTCAGAGATGGAAACAAAGATAATAAAGTAACTTCATTTCTCAACATTAATACAGAAAGTGGAGATATTTTGGCTTTAAAAAGTTTTGACTTTGAAACCCTGAAAACGTTCCAGTTCCAAGTTGTCGCCTCAGATTCTGGAACTCCGTCACTAAGCAGCAACGTCACAGTGAACGTGTTCATTCTGGATCAGAACGACAACGCTCCAGTCATCCTGTATCCAGTCAGCTCGAACGGTTCTGCTGAAGGTGTGGAGGAGGTTCCCCGCAATGTGAACGCAGGACACTTGGTGACTAAAGTCAGAGCCTATGACGCTGATATCGGATATAACGGCTGGCTGCTGTTTTCACTGCAGGAAGTTACTGACCACAGTCTCTTTGGGTTGGACCGCTATACAGGACAGATCAGAACACTTCGCtcattcacagagacagacgaGGCGGAGCATAAACTGGTCATACTGGTGAAAGACAATGGGAACGTGTCACTCTCAGCAACAGCGACTGTGGTTGTCAAAGTTGTGGAGCCCAAAGAGGCTTTTGCTGCCTCTGATGTTAAAAGTGCAacaaaggatgaggaggataaCAATGTGATTTTTTACCTGATGATAACTTTGGGCTCAGTTTCAACTCTTTTTCTCATCAGTATCATCGTGCTGATTGCAATGCAGTGCTCTAAATCCACAGACTACACTTCTAAATATCTACAAGAGACTAATTATGACGGGACCCTGTGTCACAGCATCCAGTACAGATCTGGAGAGAAACGCTACATGTTAGTTGGACCCAGAATGAGTATAGGATCTACTATAGTCCCGGGCAGCCACGCGAACACACTCGTGCTCCCTGACAGGAGACATACATCGGGAGAGGTAAGATACATATAATATTAACCATAATTGAACTACCTGTCTTTTCATTTGAATACGAAATGCAATAATGTCGTATCTGAATACAGCCACCCAGGCTAACATCAAAGTACATTGGATCATTTAGTACAGGAACACTTGTACTTCAATAAATGGACTCTGCCCTCAAGGATTTCCCTTCTATAAATGGTATCAACTGTCACTTAATTGCATTTTAATTCCGTAAAGCGTACAATGTTTGTGCGATTTGTATCACAGAGTTTACCCGCCTTCATCTCAGgcattaatgtttttaacattttagaGCCTTTAACGAACTTaaaagtcaaatgtattttagaaaatatatcctggctttttttgtgtttatacATCAAGTTATATTTTTTACAGTTGCTGTCTTCTTACTGTTTCGGAAGTTAAGGTTTTTTCAATAATGTCTATCCCGACACCTCAGATTGCAGAAGGAACTGTCACTGTCCGTAGTGCTgaagtatttttgttgttgttgttgtctttttattttctgtacatGTCACGGATATAAGGATTTAGTAGTGTACATTTTTCGAAATAATCTCTTTTTGAAGTGTAACTTTATTAGGCCATTGCTTAAGTACATTAACTTTTGCAAAGCTGTCCTCGTGTATGAACAagctgtgtgtctcttttgcCTGTAGAGTTTTCGTTATATGAACTTTTGTCGTTATATTTTATTATCGAAGAGTGTTGCAATAACGTTTTGGATCGCATGGTGTCGGTAAAATTTGCAAAGTATGTGCCAAGAGCTTTTCGTCATCACCGTTAGGTCCAATCCTGTGTTTTTGCATTACGTGTCAAGGCTTCAACACAAAACTAGCTCTGTTTTATTCCACTGACTGTATTGGCGATGGAACGCGTTTTGCAAAGGAATAAGGCTGATTACATTTCTTGACCACGCAATTACAGATCTcggaattatttatttttgtatgtacaTTATGGAACAAAGCGGACGCATAGCGTGGATTGAACGATGGCGATGTGTCGCCTACATGTTGGCTTTCGTAACGTTTTGGAGCGAAGCTTCGGCTCAGATCAGATATTCCATTTCCGAAGAGATGAAAGAAGGAAGTGTTGTTGGAAACATTGCAAAAGACTTAGGAATTGATAAGGTTACGCTGAAAGATAGAGCATATCGTATTGTTGGCAGTTCAACGGAACCTCTTTTTCGTTTGAATAAGGACGACGGTGTCCTGTATGTCAGTAGGAAAGTGGACAGGGAAGAGATCTGTGAACGAAGCAACGCGTGCATAATTAACCTTAAAACCGTGCTCGAAAATCCTCTGGAAATCCATTACGTGGCCATAGAGGTGCTGGATGTAAACGACCACTCCCCTGTCTTTTCGGAGAAAGAGAAGCGACTGGAGATATTTGAATCAACGTTACCGGGAGCACGATTCCAGCTCCAACCTGCACGCGACCCTGATGGTGGTCAGTTTACTGTTCAGCATTATACACTCAGCCACAATGACCACTTTCGTTTGGAAGTTAAGGAGCGGGGCGAAGACCGTAAGATGCCCTTTCTGATATTAAAGAAGCAGTTAGACAGAGAGGCTTTGAGAGAGCACAGGCTTCTGCTCACTGCTATTGACGGTGGGAAGCCGGCGAGGTCTGGAACAATAGAAATACTAATTGAGGTGCTTGATGTTAATGACAATTCACCCGTTTTTACAAAAGATGTATATTCTGCTATCTTAAAAGAAAACGCAGCCCCTGGTACCTTAGTTATTCAGGTTAATGCTACTGATTTGGATGAGGGCGCGAACAGTGAAATTGTTTACTCATTTGGTAAAGAAGtggaaatacatttacaaaaactgTTTAGCATAAACCCAGTGACGGGCAAAATTAATGTGACCGGTGTGATGGattttgaagaaaatgaaagctATGAAATTGATATACAAGCTTCAGATAAGGGAACTATCCCTATGTCCACATACAAAACGGTGATAATAAAGGTTATCGACCTTAACGATAATCCCCCAGAGATTGAAGTCACTTCATTTTCCAAATCAGTTAGCGAAGATTCTAAAATTGGAACAACTGTAGCTTTAATCAGTGTTAATGATTTGGATTCTGGCCCCAATGGTCAGGTTTCCTGCTTTATACGTGAGGACGTTCCTTTCGCTGTATCTCCATCCTTGCAAGATAATATGTACGCGTTAGTGACCGAATCACGACTAGACAGAGAAGAAACGTATTTATATGAAATTACAATTGTTGCAAAGGACACGGGTGAACCATCGCTCTCATCGGAAAAGACAATACGTGTTGTTGTATCAGACGTGAACGATAACAGACCACAGTTTTCACTGAGCCCATACACGTTCTATATTACTGAAAACAATGACCTAGTAGCACCCGTTTTTTCAGTTAGAGCGTCTGACCTTGATGATAGTGATAATGCGCATATTTCATATCACATTCCGAGGGCTAGCAGTGGAAATAATGTCGGTCTGTTTTTAAATATCAACACTGAAAGTGGAGATATTTTGGCTCTAAAAAGTTTTGACTTTGAAACCCTGAAAACGTTCCATTTCCAAGTTGTCGCCTCAGATTCTGGAACTCCACCACTAAGCAGCAACGTCACAGTGAACGTGTTCATTCTGGATCAGAACGACAACGCTCCAGTCATCCTGTATCCAGTCAGCTCGAACGGTTCTGCTGAAGGTGTGGAGGAGGTTCCCCGCAATGTGAACGCAGGACACTTGGTGACTAAAGTCAGAGCCTATGACGCTGATATAGGATATAACGGCTGGCTGCTGTTTTCACTGCAGGAAGTTACTGACCACAGTCTCTTTGGGTTGGACCGCTATACAGGACAGATCAGAACACTTCGCtcattcacagagacagacgaGGCGGAGCATAAACTGGTCATACTGGTGAAAGACAATGGGAACGTGTCACTCTCAGCAACAGCGACTGTGGTTGTCAAAGTTGTGGAGCCCAAAGAGGCTTTTGCTGCTTCTGATGTTAAAAGTGCAacaaaggatgaggaggataaTAATGTGACTTTTTACCTGATGATAACTTTGGGCTCAGTTTCAACTCTTTTTCTCATCAGTATCATCGTGCTGATTGCAATGCAGTGCTCTAAATCCACAGACTACACTTCTAAATATCTACAAGAGACTAATTATGACGGGACCCTGTGTCACAGCATCCAGTACAGATCTGGAGAGAAACGCTACATGTTAGTTGGACCCAGAATGAGTATAGGATCTACTATAGTCCCGGGCAGCCACGCGAACACACTCGTGCTCCCTGACAGGAGACATACATCTGGAGAGGTAAGCTAATTGCTATTTCCGATTCATGGATTTATGGATGAATTGCACATGTTCGTCATTATCTATTATTAAAAGTATAAGTTGTAATGATCAACATCACGTGAAAGTATCGGTCCATTCCGTCAAGTTTATAACTGTATGGAGtgcacttttttcttctcttttatgcTCTCATTTTCAGCAGGCAAAAGACATCGCAGAcgtaaaatatgtttatttttcaaatgtgtttgcatTGTCAGGTCAGCTCGCATGGTGTCACTGCTTGTGAACGTGAACGACTCTCGGTTTAACATCCTCTACGTCAGCAGTACCGAGCTATTTCGCGTCAGATACACTTGTGCGTGAGGGCAACGGTTATCACATATTTGTGTCGTTCACCAACCAGTCGAATATTGGGAACCTTGTTTGTTAAAAATGTGCGTTCCTGTGTAGATTCACATTTTGATATTTACAACcttcgtttttttgttgttttttttaaaccaatatGGCACGACGAGGATGCAGCGCGTGCTTGGAGCGCCCGGTCCTTCTCATTCTTTGTTTGATTCTTACTTTTAATATCACTTCGGCACAGCTACGATACTCGATTCCCGAGGATCTGACGGTGGGTGCTGTTGTTGGGAATATCGCTAAAGATTTTGGGCTGGATACCAGTGCTTTGAATGCTAGAGGATTTCGCATCGTTTCCGGATCGACCGAACCCTTGTTCCAACTGAACAATAATGGCATCTTACATGTGTCCCGAAATATTGACAGAGAAGAAGTATGTGAACGGATCAGCACCTGCATCATCAACATAAAGACCGTGTTGGAGAATCCGTTAGAGGTGCATTACGTCGCTATTGAGGTTTTGGACGTGAACGACCACTCCCCCACCTTCTCTGAAAACGAGACGCATTTAGAGATATCCGAGTCTGCTTTACCTGGGGCGCGATTTCAACTACAAGGTGCCCAAGATCCAGACAGTGACACGTATTCTATCCAATTGTATAAGCTCAGTCAAAATGACCATTTTCGCCTGGAGGTTAAAGATAGTGGAGATGATGGGAAAATTCCTGTTTTGTATTTGCATAAACCGCTGGATAAAGAAACTGCAAGAAGTCACAGGTTACTGCTGACCGCCATTGATGGAGGAAAGCCTGCTAGGTCAGGAACCCTGAGAATCATCGTTCATGTGTTGGATGTAAATGACAATATGCCGGTTTTTGACAAAGACTCATATGTTGCAGTGCTGAATGAAAATGCTCCCATTGGCACAACTATCATGCAAGTAAACGCCACTGATTTAGATGATGGCTTAAACGGGGAGGTGGTCTATTCATTCGgcaataatgtaaataataaattacGTAAACTTTTTGAAGTGGACACTAATACTGGTGAAATTATAGTTAAAGGACTGATAGATTTTGAAGCAAAAGACAGGtatgaaattaacattaaagCTTCTGATAAAGGACCAGTCCCCTTAGCAACAGAAAAAAGTGTTGTAATTACTATTGTGGACCTGAATGACAACACACCTGAGATTGAGGTGACATCCTTTTCAAGTGCAATTCCCGAGGACTCCAAACCTGGAACGACAGTAGCGTTGATAAGTTTGAATGATAATGATTCAGGTTTGAATGGAAAGGTGATCTGTTATATCAGTGAGGATGTCCCTTTTACATTAACACCATCTCTACAAGACAATATGTACTCTATAGTCACCAAATCTCTGCTGGATAGAGAGCATCAGTCCAAGTATGATGTTACAATAACTGGTAAAGATGCTGGTGAACAACCATTGTCATCTCACAGGACAATTAGTGTCACTGTATCAGACGTGAATGATAACAGTCCAGAGTTTTCAACAAATCCGTATACTTTTTATGTTATTGAGAACAACGTTGCAGGAGCCTCTTTATTTTCAGTGAGTGCTTACGATTGTGATGAGGGTGACAATAACCTTATATCATACAACATTGTGAGAAAtgggaatgaaaacaaaaaaatgacatcatttCTTAACATAAACTCAGAAAGTGGAGAGATTTTGGCTCTAAGAAGTTTTGACTTTGAAAGTCTGAAAACATTCCAGTTCCAAGTTGTCGCCTCAGATTCTGGAACTCCGTCACTAAGCAGCAACGTCACAGTGAACGTGTTCATTCTGGATCAGAACGACAACGCTCCAGTCATCCTGTATCCAGTCAGCTCGAACGGTTCTGCTGAAGGTGTGGAGGAGGTTCCCCGCAATGTGAACGCAGGACACTTGGTGACTAAAGTCAGAGCCTATGACGCTGATATAGGATATAACGGCTGGCTGCTGTTTTCACTGCAGGAAATTACTGACCACAGTCTCTTTGGGTTGGACCGCTATACAGGTCAGATCAGAACACTTCGCtcattcacagagacagacgaGGCGGAGCATAAACTGGTCATACTGGTGAAAGACAATGGGAACGTGTCACTCTCAGCAACAGCGACTGTGGTTGTCAAAGTTGTGGAGCCCAAAGAGGCTTTTGCTGCTTCTGATGTTAAAAGTGCAacaaaggatgaggaggataaCAATGTGACTTTTTACCTGATGATAACTTTGGGCTCAGTTTCAACTCTTTTTCTCATCAGTATCATCGTGCTGATTGCAATGCAGTGCTCTAAATCCACAGACTACACTTCTAAATATCTACAAGAGACTAATTATGACGGGACCCTGTGTCACAGCATCCAGTACAGATCTGGAGAGAAACGCTACATGTTAGTTGGACCCAGAATGAGTATAGGATCTACTATAGTCCCGGGCAGCCACGCAAACACACTTGTGCTCCCTGACAGGAGACATACATCTGGAGAGGTAAGATAGATCACTTCATCTCAAGGCAGTTCTGGTATGAATGCTGGTGATCGGTGAGATGTAAAACCTAATTATTACAGTGTGCCAAAAGTACTGAATCTCACCACATATTCAGAACAGATGAATGTTAAATGGACCACAGACATAAAATGTATCTGTGAGAGAAATGAGGAGGTTGTGCGTTGTGTAACTGTTAAGTTGAGTTGTTGGTTTACAAATGGTTGTATGGTTGGTTCTCACACAGCTTAGACTTTAACAGATTACTAAATAACACACTTGACTGCCATTAGTATGCTGTCTTTATATCTGAATGCTGTGTTGTCCCTGTAGTGAAATTAATATGCTATGTAAATTAGAATGATAAGaagttgtgtctttaaataGCAGTGGACGCTTTCTTGTTGTACTGAAGACACAGTTGCTTTCTAAAACAAGAGAACCAAAGAAAACTCCTTCCTTTTTCCCCTAAGAAAATGAAAGCCTCTGGACTGTGCTTGTATATCACATCTGACTTTTTTCAGGCCGTTGATAACTTTGTATTCAGTGCGTTGACAAAC
This region includes:
- the LOC117737958 gene encoding protocadherin alpha-8-like; its protein translation is MEQRRYERRKGRGYLVGCVVAVLLWSGASAQIRYSISEEVNEGTVVGNVANDLGLDKSTLRDRKYRIVSSNADHLFHVNQNDGVLYVSRNIDREEVCAQSSKCLINLKTVLENPLEVHYVVVEVLDINDHSPSFPEKEKHLEISESVLPGARFQLKPSRDLDSGHFSVQQYKLSHNDYFRLEVRDKGKDGKIPILVLQKSLDREAARSNSLELTALDGGKPPKNGSMNIVVNVLDVNDNTPVFSKDIYSVTLSENAPIGTTVVQVNATDLDEGQNGEVYYSFGNSVSNTLFKLFDINTSTGEIIVKALIDYEEKDKYEIEIEASDKGLAPLTTEKSVIIQIVDINDNAPEIEVTSFSNSIPEDSRTGTTVALISVHDLDSGLNGKVICSIGEDVPFALSPSLQDKMYSLVTKSPLDRERRSKYDVTIIAKDAGQPSLSSAKTISVVVSDVNDNRPEFSLSPYTFYVTEANEPGASVFSVKAFDRDETENALISYHILRDGNKDNKVTSFLNINTESGDILALKSFDFETLKTFQFQVVASDSGTPSLSSNVTVNVFILDQNDNAPVILYPVSSNGSAEGVEEVPRNVNAGHLVTKVRAYDADIGYNGWLLFSLQEVTDHSLFGLDRYTGQIRTLRSFTETDEAEHKLVILVKDNGNVSLSATATVVVKVVEPKEAFAASDVKSATKDEEDNNVIFYLMITLGSVSTLFLISIIVLIAMQCSKSTDYTSKYLQETNYDGTLCHSIQYRSGEKRYMLVGPRMSIGSTIVPGSHANTLVLPDRRHTSGEAIA
- the LOC117737282 gene encoding protocadherin alpha-3-like → MEQSGRIAWIERWRCVAYMLAFVTFWSEASAQIRYSISEEMKEGSVVGNIAKDLGIDKVTLKDRAYRIVGSSTEPLFRLNKDDGVLYVSRKVDREEICERSNACIINLKTVLENPLEIHYVAIEVLDVNDHSPVFSEKEKRLEIFESTLPGARFQLQPARDPDGGQFTVQHYTLSHNDHFRLEVKERGEDRKMPFLILKKQLDREALREHRLLLTAIDGGKPARSGTIEILIEVLDVNDNSPVFTKDVYSAILKENAAPGTLVIQVNATDLDEGANSEIVYSFGKEVEIHLQKLFSINPVTGKINVTGVMDFEENESYEIDIQASDKGTIPMSTYKTVIIKVIDLNDNPPEIEVTSFSKSVSEDSKIGTTVALISVNDLDSGPNGQVSCFIREDVPFAVSPSLQDNMYALVTESRLDREETYLYEITIVAKDTGEPSLSSEKTIRVVVSDVNDNRPQFSLSPYTFYITENNDLVAPVFSVRASDLDDSDNAHISYHIPRASSGNNVGLFLNINTESGDILALKSFDFETLKTFHFQVVASDSGTPPLSSNVTVNVFILDQNDNAPVILYPVSSNGSAEGVEEVPRNVNAGHLVTKVRAYDADIGYNGWLLFSLQEVTDHSLFGLDRYTGQIRTLRSFTETDEAEHKLVILVKDNGNVSLSATATVVVKVVEPKEAFAASDVKSATKDEEDNNVTFYLMITLGSVSTLFLISIIVLIAMQCSKSTDYTSKYLQETNYDGTLCHSIQYRSGEKRYMLVGPRMSIGSTIVPGSHANTLVLPDRRHTSGEVS
- the LOC117737283 gene encoding protocadherin alpha-8-like: MARRGCSACLERPVLLILCLILTFNITSAQLRYSIPEDLTVGAVVGNIAKDFGLDTSALNARGFRIVSGSTEPLFQLNNNGILHVSRNIDREEVCERISTCIINIKTVLENPLEVHYVAIEVLDVNDHSPTFSENETHLEISESALPGARFQLQGAQDPDSDTYSIQLYKLSQNDHFRLEVKDSGDDGKIPVLYLHKPLDKETARSHRLLLTAIDGGKPARSGTLRIIVHVLDVNDNMPVFDKDSYVAVLNENAPIGTTIMQVNATDLDDGLNGEVVYSFGNNVNNKLRKLFEVDTNTGEIIVKGLIDFEAKDRYEINIKASDKGPVPLATEKSVVITIVDLNDNTPEIEVTSFSSAIPEDSKPGTTVALISLNDNDSGLNGKVICYISEDVPFTLTPSLQDNMYSIVTKSLLDREHQSKYDVTITGKDAGEQPLSSHRTISVTVSDVNDNSPEFSTNPYTFYVIENNVAGASLFSVSAYDCDEGDNNLISYNIVRNGNENKKMTSFLNINSESGEILALRSFDFESLKTFQFQVVASDSGTPSLSSNVTVNVFILDQNDNAPVILYPVSSNGSAEGVEEVPRNVNAGHLVTKVRAYDADIGYNGWLLFSLQEITDHSLFGLDRYTGQIRTLRSFTETDEAEHKLVILVKDNGNVSLSATATVVVKVVEPKEAFAASDVKSATKDEEDNNVTFYLMITLGSVSTLFLISIIVLIAMQCSKSTDYTSKYLQETNYDGTLCHSIQYRSGEKRYMLVGPRMSIGSTIVPGSHANTLVLPDRRHTSGEVR